The sequence below is a genomic window from Caloramator mitchellensis.
GTTACATTAATTCCTTTAAAATTCAATACTTGTAATCCTTCTATTGCCATCTTCAAATCGGCTTCATTAACCTCAAACAAATGGTAATTTCCTATTATGCTTAATTTTTTCATAATTAAATCATGTATCTCGGGAGATTTACTGTGAGATAACTTTTCACCAATTAGTCCGTATAAGTTATTCATCTTTAATTATCTCCTTTGAATAATTTAATTGTTTTCTAATTTTTATTTCTATTTTTCTTACAAGCCTCGTAGTAATAAATTCAGTTTTATCAATAGGGTCAACAAGTATTGATTTTATACCGCATCTTTTAGCTCCTAGTATATCAGAATAAATCTGGTCACCTATTACACAAGTATTTTCCCTATTCGCATTTAAAGCCTTTAATGCACCAATGAACATTTTTTTCATAGGTTTTATTCCAATTGACGAATAGGTGTAAATTTTTAAATCACCTTTAAACATCCTTACTCTTTCTGCAGAACTATTAGATAAAAGGCAAATATTGAACCCTTTTTCAATCAAACGATTTAATAGAGTTTTTGCTTTAATATCTGGTTCTTTACTTCCCCATGGCATTATTGTATTATCTATGTCGATAATAAGATTTGAAATTCCTAATTCACTTAGTTTATCATAATCAATCGCATAAATGCTTGGCACATAATAATCCGGCAAAAAAATGTCTTCCATAATACACCTCTAAAAACATACTCAAATAATATTATATTACAAATTTTGCATAAATAAAGATAATTATTCTAAAAAAATCGATAAAGGTATTCCAGAATTTCTCTGAAATACCTTTATTATAGTTTCATAGCC
It includes:
- a CDS encoding YqeG family HAD IIIA-type phosphatase, encoding MEDIFLPDYYVPSIYAIDYDKLSELGISNLIIDIDNTIMPWGSKEPDIKAKTLLNRLIEKGFNICLLSNSSAERVRMFKGDLKIYTYSSIGIKPMKKMFIGALKALNANRENTCVIGDQIYSDILGAKRCGIKSILVDPIDKTEFITTRLVRKIEIKIRKQLNYSKEIIKDE